One Ogataea parapolymorpha DL-1 chromosome VI, whole genome shotgun sequence DNA window includes the following coding sequences:
- a CDS encoding Cell wall mannoprotein HSP150 — MQHKLSLIGSLGLALNGMAAYVPSEPWSTLTPEGSLAGTITDYSYTFGIAINPVTAEGGKKVKRDVVTQIGDGQIQATTATPSSTSIAAVVTQIGDGQIQATTSTASAAAVVTQIGDGQIQATTATPSTTSAAGVVTQIGDGQIQADTTTSSAAVVTQIGDGQIQATTSKNKVSAASQISDGQVQASSTATNSAEAAAQNDSENPVNSVSCWNENALSMTLNGTILTDSKGRIGSIVANRQFQFDGPPPQAGAIYAAGWSITDEGRLAIGNTTEFYQCLSGSFYNLYDEHIGSQCEKVYLDVVDLVKC; from the coding sequence ATGCAACACAAACTCTCGCTCATCGGTTCTCTCGGTTTGGCTCTCAACGGTATGGCCGCATACGTTCCATCCGAACCATGGAGCACCCTGACCCCTGAGGGCTCTTTGGCCGGTACAATCACAGACTACTCGTACACTTTCGGAATTGCTATCAACCCTGTCACTGCCGAGGGAGGCAAGAAGGTCAAGAGAGACGTTGTCACCCAAATTGGAGACGGACAAATCCAGGCTACCACTGCTACCCCTTCGTCGACCTCTATCGCCGCTGTTGTGACGCAAATTGGAGACGGACAGATTCAAGCTACCACCAGCACAGCttccgctgctgctgtcgtGACTCAGATCGGTGACGGCCAAATCCAAGCCACCACTGCCACTCCATCCACCACTTCCGCCGCTGGTGTTGTCACACAGATCGGTGACGGTCAAATCCAGGCTGACACCACCACCTCTTCTGCTGCCGTTGTTACTCAAATTGGCGATGGCCAGATCCAGGCTACCACCTCTAAGAACAAAGTTTCTGCCGCCTCCCAAATCAGTGACGGCCAAGTGCAAGCTTCCAGCACTGCTACCAACTCCGCTGAGGCCGCTGCCCAAAACGATTCTGAAAACCCAGTGAACAGCGTTTCTTGTTGGAACGAAAACGCTCTCTCCATGACTCTGAACGGTACCATCTTGACAGACTCCAAGGGAAGAATCGGATCCATTGTTGCTAATAGACAATTCCAATTTGACGGACCTCCACCACAAGCCGGTGCTATCTACGCTGCTGGCTGGTCCATCACTGACGAGGGAAGATTGGCTATTGGAAACACTACCGAGTTCTACCAGTGTCTGTCCGGAAGCTTCTACAACCTGTACGACGAGCACATTGGCTCCCAGTGTGAGAAGGTCTACTTGGATGTTGTTGACCTTGTTAAGTGTTAA
- a CDS encoding mitochondrial 37S ribosomal protein MRPS35 has product MLALRAHPPKAQVVRVSQVRYNRVLAYPSYTTKGYIPPSRGGRKQTVFKKLMDEFLGDKNYKGQYYDNRFAFLKQNHSTNYIDPRFAEGKSKLFAEESEEDEAYEERPPPEPKDQLRPFSLNRFTVTNTMVSEDMKKQLVSEVLDEGKALLEVAVKYKMKIQRIEALVKLHQIEMQYQEEGKITPTLEKFADVMYKAFPLFDPEAHGENLTEIPIPSETLHSRFVTIAESEPFGPVDAAKEFGLEPAAETLRKVTEEGEHALSMTNNTKVHKTFVAPMHEGDRVAYKFTDVKVGEVGFRYGKPYRDNRKDRKYAFDNAGKMYPVLE; this is encoded by the coding sequence ATGTTGGCACTTAGAGCACATCCCCCCAAAGCGCAGGTGGTCCGCGTCTCGCAAGTGCGGTACAACCGCGTTTTGGCATACCCGTCATACACCACAAAAGGTTACATTCCGCCGTCGAGAGGCGGCAGAAAACAGACCGTGTTCAAAAAACTGATGGACgagtttcttggagacAAGAACTACAAAGGCCAGTACTACGACAATAGATTTGCATTCCTCAAACAAAACCATTCGACAAATTACATCGACCCGCGCTTTGCAGAAGGCAAAAGCAAGCTTTTTGCGGAAGAGTCCGAGGAAGATGAGGCTTACGAAGAACGTCCGCCTCCCGAACCCAAAGATCAGTTGCGTCCATTTTCCCTGAATAGATTTACAGTGACCAATACGATGGTTAGCGAGGACATGAAGAAACAACTTGTGAGCGAGGTTCTTGACGAGGGAAAAGCTCTTTTAGAAGTTGCAGTCAAGTACAAGATGAAAATTCAAAGAATCGAGGCATTGGTCAAACTGCACCAGATCGAGATGCAGTACCAAGAGGAGGGGAAAATTACCCCaactttggagaagtttgcaGACGTCATGTACAAGGCATTCCCGCTTTTCGATCCCGAGGCTCACGGTGAAAACTTGACAGAGATCCCAATTCCTTCGGAAACTTTGCACTCTCGGTTCGTGACGATTGCCGAGTCTGAGCCATTTGGCCCTGTGGACGCAGCAAAAGAGTTTGGATTGGAGCCCGCTGCGGAGACTCTCAGAAAGGTGACTGAAGAGGGGGAGCACGCTTTGTCCATGACAAACAACACGAAGGTGCACAAGACGTTTGTTGCTCCTATGCACGAGGGAGATCGGGTCGCTTACAAGTTCACTGATGTAAAGGTGGGGGAGGTCGGCTTTCGATACGGAAAGCCATACCGAGACAATCGGAAGGACCGCAAATATGCGTTCGACAATGCGGGCAAAATGTATCCTGTTCTGGAGTAA
- a CDS encoding A(acid, azole) Q(quinidine) Resistance — MANTDLEDRRSSLSLDSLEEISDPLPVFENKEQDQGEPDDRLHLTKELTKTLTLPPLADDDPFFDRFSKRTKTLFVGIVSFTCFLSPISNLAFTPAIPEVAEALNTTSQMINVSNAVYNVFMAISPMILSPLASLYGKKPIMILSSLGYTVSSILTAESQNLAMFFVFRAMNAFFGTCCFSVGGSIIGDIKVPKERGRAMSWVLMGTQLGPAFGPVLGGIIITYTNWRVIFYVVTGLGVINLLMIVFFLKETSRMVISKEIAKRTGKRFVFVKYNPIRVLFAFQYLNLIIAGVISSSIMYNMFGLLTPIRHVINPRFNLNSPVLGSLFYLAPGSGLLLGGPIGGRFADFTVKRWIKKRGERIPEDRLRSASYSLGFVMPVFMIIYGWSLQKKVGGMALPIVSMFFYAVGQTIAFPSINSYCVDCLPSLKGDAIASNYFARYIVGGCVASATCLVQIDNIGIGWTATISAFVSWIGFLANELMIRYGASLRLKALAKIEARNKDKKNQEN; from the coding sequence ATGGCCAATACCGATCTAGAGGACAGGCGATCGAGTTTATCGCTGGATTCGCTGGAAGAAATTAGCGATCCACTCCCAGTTTTCGAGAATAAGGAGCAGGACCAAGGAGAACCAGATGACCGCTTACATCTGACCAAGGAACTGACTAAAACACTGACTTTGCCTCCGCTCGCCGATGATGATCCCTTCTTTGATCGGTTCTCAAAGCGAACAAAGACGCTCTTTGTGGGCATCGTCAGTTTCACTTGCTTTTTGTCCCCAATCTCTAATCTTGCGTTCACTCCTGCTATTCCAGAAGTCGCCGAGGCCCTGAATACTACATCGCAGATGATCAACGTCTCGAACGCAGTCTACAACGTCTTCATGGCGATATCGCCAATGATACTTTCTCCGCTGGCGTCCCTTTATGGCAAGAAGCCGATCATGATTCTTAGCTCACTGGGCTACACTGTCAGCTCAATCCTCACGGCTGAGTCACAAAATTTAGCTATGTTTTTTGTCTTCAGAGCGATGAACGCATTTTTCGGAACTTGTTGCTTCAGTGTTGGTGGATCTATTATCGGAGACATCAAGGTCCCGAAAGAGCGTGGCAGAGCCATGAGTTGGGTCTTGATGGGAACTCAACTGGGTCCTGCTTTTGGCCCGGTGTTAGGTGGCATAATTATCACATACACGAACTGGAGAGTTATTTTCTATGTCGTCACCGGACTAGGAGTGATCAATCTTCTCATGAttgtcttcttcctcaagGAGACAAGTAGAATGGTGATCTCCAAGGAAATAGCCAAGAGAACAGGGAAACGGTTTGTTTTTGTCAAGTACAACCCGATTAGAGTTCTTTTCGCTTTCCAATACCTCAACTTGATCATCGCGGGAgtgatcagctcctctaTCATGTACAACATGTTTGGCTTGCTGACTCCTATCAGACACGTGATCAACCCAAGATTCAACCTCAACAGCCCTGTGCTTGGATCGCTGTTTTACTTGGCTCCGGGATCCGGACTTCTGCTCGGAGGACCAATCGGGGGCAGATTTGCAGATTTCACAGTCAAGCGTTGGATCAAGAAACGTGGCGAAAGAATCCCTGAAGACCGTCTCAGAAGTGCCTCTTACTCTCTCGGATTTGTGATGCCTGTCTTTATGATCATCTATGGCTGGTCGCTGCAGAAAAAGGTAGGAGGCATGGCTTTGCCGATTGTCTCCATGTTTTTCTACGCGGTTGGACAGACGATTGCTTTCCCATCCATCAACTCGTATTGTGTGGACTGTCTGCCCTCGCTGAAAGGTGACGCCATCGCGTCCAACTACTTCGCGAGATACATTGTGGGAGGATGTGTTGCGTCTGCTACCTGTTTGGTCCAAATAGACAACATTGGAATCGGCTGGACCGCTACTATCAGTGCGTTTGTCTCTTGGATCGGATTTCTCGCCAACGAGCTTATGATCAGATACGGTGCTTCGCTGCGTCTAAAAGCACTAGCGAAAATCGAGGCCAGGAATAaggacaaaaaaaatcaagaaaattaa
- a CDS encoding Xylulose kinase, which translates to MSLFLGFDLSTQQLKVISIYSDLKHHKTYRVDFDEELSKYGIRKGVLTNESAGEIFAPVEMWVEALELCFDKMKKDNFPFKDVRAMSGSCQQHGSVYWSKCAPELLGSLSAEKSLKDQLCPEAFTFQTSPNWQDHSTGPELKIFEDAVGGCHKLAQITGSRAHYRFTGTQIRKLASRVDPKTYHETYRISLISSFLSSLLCGKLTNIEESDGCGMNLYDISKGEYDEELLAVAAGVHPRIDNCSESETKKGVEELKQKLGPLEPVGYKNIGQVSSYFVEKFGFSASCKIYSFTGDNLATILALPLGPNDTLISMGTSTTALLVTNAYKPSENYHMFKHPTLKGHYMGMLCYCNGALARENVRDKINEKYNQPKNSWDKFNSILDNSVPLNGKYELGIYFPLGEIIPNAKPCERRFRFDPERKELLEVESWSLEEDVNSIIESQALSCRLRMGPLLASTSSHKLEDKHGVLPKLEKYGQIQSDGTKHSTNALLCRPSKVFYVGGSSKNRSIVSKYCDILGPEDGNYKIDLSDACALGGCFKSLWSFATESGSVKEDYNKWLSDNFHWDDVEKLGNATHWDDYVDGIGILSLAEQKLES; encoded by the coding sequence ATGTCGTTGTTTCTTGGTTTCGATTTATCAACTCAACAGTTGAAAGTTATTTCAATCTATTCGGACTTGAAACATCACAAAACATACAGGGTcgattttgacgaggagcttTCGAAATACGGCATCCGAAAAGGCGTTCTCACCAATGAGAGTGCGGGCGAGATTTTTGCCCCAGTTGAGATGTGGGTTGAGGCTTTGGAGCTGTGTTTTGACAAGATGAAAAAAGACAACTTTCCGTTCAAGGATGTGCGAGCTATGAGCGGCTCATGTCAACAACACGGTTCCGTTTATTGGTCGAAATGTGCACCAGAACTGCTCGGATCCCTGTCGGCTGAAAAATCTTTAAAGGACCAGCTCTGTCCTGAAGCATTCACATTCCAAACGTCTCCAAATTGGCAAGATCATTCTACCGGTCCGGaattgaaaattttcgAGGATGCAGTCGGGGGCTGTCACAAATTGGCACAGATCACAGGTTCCAGGGCTCATTACCGCTTTACAGGTACTCAAATCAGAAAACTTGCAAGCAGGGTCGACCCAAAAACTTACCATGAGACGTACCGGATTTCACTTATTTcaagtttcttgagctccttgcTATGCGGCAAACTAACTAACATTGAAGAAAGCGATGGGTGCGGCATGAATTTGTATGATATCTCAAAAGGAGAATACGATGAAGAGTTACTGGCGGTTGCTGCCGGAGTTCATCCGAGAATAGACAATTGTTCTGAGTCGGAAACCAAAAAAGGcgtcgaggagctgaagcAGAAGTTGGGTCCTCTGGAACCCGTTGGCTACAAAAACATCGGCCAGGTCAGTTCCTACTTTGTTGAGAAGTTCGGCTTTTCTGCCTCTTGTAAGATTTACTCGTTTACCGGAGACAACCTTGCAACTATCCTTGCTCTCCCTCTCGGACCAAACGACACTCTGATCTCCATGGGAACCTCTACGACGGCTCTTCTTGTCACGAATGCCTACAAACCTTCTGAGAACTACCACATGTTCAAACATCCTACTCTGAAAGGCCACTACATGGGCATGCTGTGCTATTGTAATGGTGCTTTGGCTAGAGAGAATGTGAGGGATAAAATCAACGAAAAATATAATCAGCCCAAGAACTCTTGGGATAAGTTTAACTCCATCTTAGACAACTCTGTTCCGCTGAACGGGAAGTATGAGCTAGGAATCTATTTTCCTTTAGGCGAGATTATTCCCAATGCCAAACCCTGCGAGCGCCGGTTCAGatttgatccagaaagGAAAGAGTTACTGGAAGTGGAGTCCTGGTCGTTGGAAGAGGACGTGAACAGCATCATCGAGTCCCAGGCTTTGTCCTGCAGACTCAGAATGGGACCATTGCTTGCTTCAACCTCATCTCACAAATTGGAGGACAAACATGGAGTTTTGCCAAAGCTAGAAAAATACGGCCAAATCCAGTCAGACGGTACTAAACATTCGACTAACGCTCTGCTTTGTCGCCCTAGTAAAGTATTTTACGTTGGCGGCTCCTCAAAAAATAGATCAATTGTCTCCAAGTATTGCGACATTCTAGGACCCGAAGACGGAAACTATAAGATTGATTTGAGCGATGCATGCGCTTTGGGCGGCTGCTTTAAATCACTATGGTCTTTTGCCACAGAGTCCGGCTCCGTGAAGGAAGATTATAACAAATGGCTCTCCGATAATTTTCATTGGGATGACGTTGAAAAGCTTGGAAACGCCACTCACTGGGACGACTATGTTGACGGAATTGGCATTCTGAGTTTGGCGGAGCAAAAATTAGAGTCTTAA
- a CDS encoding Acyl-coenzyme A oxidase → MDSTMPEVKEPNPADLIWSERLKTTFDINKMHEFIEGSEPEALETLRLMQQLERDPVLNTGAAYYQLSKDEHREITARKIARMAQYMEIDAPNYSRFQNRLNLIAVVDPQLGTRIGVHLGLFLGAVRGNGTEEQFNYWAKERGALSINGVYGCFAMTELAHGSNVAALETTATYDKQRDTFVINTPHVGATKWWIGGAAHSATHTVCYARLIVDGKDYGVKTFVVPLRDSRHVLHPGVSVGDIGAKMGRDGIDNGWIQFSHVEIPRKFMLSKYTSITDDGEVLDPPLAQLAYGALLGGRVTMVTDSFRTSERFITIALRYSVGRRQFTKKGQKIENQLINYPLHQRRLLPYLSWTYGMAIASHAIQLSYKQTLEKLDEGVESGDFQQLQQAITALKTLFGESAALKSTCTWTCLNLIEECRQACGGHGYSAYSGFAKGYVDHAVQCTWEGDNNILAQNSGRITVQKVMAFKKSGKASREYEFLAKAVETGEILAADTITHLGKLVSAFDALILRLSLDCIEALKENNDWDSIAPEKLTLSKLYACRFILAKWVEKMNSLNENNGDIVTPLVSLAQLFALTNIEAFGSQFLRFGIVSASTFKAVLEKIGILCREIRPLVIGLTDSFKMSDFFINSTLGSYNGDIYHHYYGVVKMLNEPSKIKAEYSADFEQNLHRGTVEERENFERTSQTLRKL, encoded by the coding sequence ATGGACTCTACTATGCCAGAAGTGAAAGAGCCCAACCCGGCGGATCTGATCTGGTCGGAGCGGCTCAAAACCACCTTCGATATAAATAAAATGCATGAGTTTATCGAAGGATCCGAGCCGGAAGCCCTCGAGACACTACGTCTGATGCAGCAATTAGAGCGTGACCCGGTGCTAAACACTGGAGCAGCATACTACCAGCTCTCAAAAGACGAGCACCGAGAGATCACCGCGCGCAAAATCGCTCGCATGGCCCAGTACATGGAAATCGATGCTCCCAACTACTCGCGCTTCCAGAACAGGCTGAACCTGATTGCTGTTGTCGATCCCCAGCTGGGAACTCGGATTGGCGTTCATCTGGGCCTCTTCTTGGGAGCAGTGCGTGGCAACGGGACCGAGGAGCAGTTTAACTACTGGGCCAAAGAACGCGGCGCGCTGAGCATCAACGGGGTGTACGGGTGTTTTGCCATGACGGAGCTGGCGCACGGATCCAACGTTGCTGCCTTGGAGACCACTGCCACGTATGACAAGCAGCGGGACACTTTTGTCATCAACACTCCTCACGTGGGTGCGACTAAGTGGTGGATTGGAGGCGCTGCCCACTCTGCGACACACACTGTCTGCTACGCACGGCTGATTGTGGACGGAAAAGATTACGGAGTCAAAACGTTTGTCGTCCCTTTGAGAGACTCAAGACACGTGCTTCATCCGGGTGTTAGTGTTGGCGACATTGGAGCAAAGATGGGGCGCGATGGTATTGACAACGGATGGATTCAGTTCAGCCATGTGGAGATTCCTCGCAAGTTCATGCTTTCGAAATACACCAGCATCACCGACGATGGGGAGGTGCTGGATCCTCCGCTGGCACAGCTTGCGTACGGAGCTCTACTGGGGGGAAGGGTCACAATGGTGACCGACTCATTCCGCACCAGCGAAAGATTCATCACCATTGCATTGAGATACTCTGTTGGGCGGAGACAGTTCACGAAGAAAGGCCAGAAGATCGAGAACCAGCTGATTAACTATCCCTTGCACCAAAGACGGCTGCTTCCTTATCTCAGCTGGACATACGGTATGGCGATTGCATCCCATGCGATCCAGCTGTCCTACAAGCAAACGCTGGAAAAACTAGACGAAGGAGTTGAATCAGGAGATTTCCAGCAACTCCAACAGGCAATAACCGCACTCAAAACATTGTTTGGCGAATCTGCCGCCCTCAAGTCGACCTGTACATGGACCTGTCTAAATCTGATCGAGGAATGTAGACAGGCGTGTGGCGGCCACGGATACTCGGCATACAGCGGCTTTGCCAAGGGGTATGTGGATCACGCTGTGCAATGTACGTGGGAGGGCGACAACAACATTCTTGCTCAGAATAGTGGACGTATCACCGTGCAGAAGGTGATGGCGTTCAAGAAATCTGGTAAGGCCTCCCGGGAATAcgagtttttggccaaGGCAGTTGAGACAGGTGAAattttggcagcagacACGATCACGCATTTAGGAAAACTGGTTTCCGCATTTGATGCTCTCATTCTGAGGCTAAGTCTTGATTGCATCGAGGCgctcaaggagaacaaTGACTGGGACTCGATTGCCCCGGAGAAGCTGACCCTGTCGAAGCTTTATGCCTGTCGCTTTATCTTGGCAAAATGGGTTGAGAAAATGAACAGCTTGAACGAAAACAATGGCGACATTGTTACCCCTTTGGTGTCGCTTGCTCAGTTGTTTGCCCTGACGAACATTGAGGCGTTTGGCTCGCAATTTTTGCGGTTTGGGATCGTCTCGGCTAGCACGTTCAAGgctgtgctggagaagattgGAATCCTGTGTCGTGAGATCCGGCCGCTGGTGATTGGTCTCACGGACTCGTTCAAGATGAGcgacttcttcatcaattcCACCTTGGGATCGTACAACGGCGACATTTACCACCATTACTACGGGGTGGTGAAAATGCTTAACGAGCCGTCAAAAATCAAAGCCGAGTACTCTGCAGATTTCGAACAAAACCTACATCGGGGCACAGTCGAGGAGCGAGAAAACTTTGAGCGGACGAGCCAGACCTTGCGGAAATTATAG